The DNA region tgtttgcttaaatgCTAAACTGAATTGGTATTCAATTCCCACTGTGTGGGAGACAGTTGAAATATTTATTGCAATTTCTCTTTGCTGTAAAACTCAAATGCAGCTCTATATAACGCTATGCTATTTTTCCTTATGTTTCAGCTCATAGGAGGAAGACTGAAGGAAGGAGTATAATATAAGATAATGAGCCTTGAGCATAGTTAGTAAAATGCATAAACGTTTCAGTATGTCCTTGCAGTTTTTGAAATAAATACTCCAGAAAATTTAGTGTAGCAGAGgacatttaaatgtaaatttaaggAATGCCCTGTCATCCAGGTGGCTTATTCACAGCATAAAATGTTTTGACTTTAAACAGGAATTCATTAATAGTTTGTGTGTGGTGTAGAATGGAGAAGCACCTTGGAATCCATACACCCATATGCTTCCCAGAGGTTACATTCCTTTGTCCAAAAGTGATAGGAAGAGAAGAAATTGTAGAAATTTTATATCCAGTGACAGAAGAATGATGTCCCAAATATTTCTAGTGCCAGAAGCACTGCTAGGCATCTTCCACTTCTCAGTATAAGTATATATTCAgcaattatttttgtctgtccTGACATTTGGAATGTGTTTCGCAGCTGCCTgctaatttgtttttattaccCTTGGCAAAAGGAGTAAGGGGATATGAAAGTTTTACATTAATGTAGGGTTTAGGATGTCAAGAGGGATATGGAGCtttgtctaggaaaaaaaatggtttcatTATGCAAGTGGCAATAAGTGGTAATTGAACTAATAAACAAGGCTGGCTCCTCTCTATATTTTTCAACTAAGTGATGGAATATATCTGGTTTTCCAGGTAATGTCTGGTTTTCATCCTTTCAAAGTTAGCACTTTCACAGAACTTCTGTTGTCATCCTAGAGTCTCTGTGTAGTAGCTCTCAGTGATCTAAATTACTGCTGATTGTCAATTAAATTGTAGACTGCTTCAAGAGCTTGCTTAACCTTAAATCAAAGGATTTTTGATAGTTTCTTAGATTGCTTTATTCTTTAAGGTGTCCCCCCCAAAGACTACAGTTTGTTCCTGACATGCCTCCAAATAGATACATCTGGAGGCAGAGGCTCTCCTCGGAGTCAGCATGGTGAGCGGCGTACCAGAGTTTCCAGGCCTGTAGAGATGTGAGCACTGTGGAAGCAACATAACTTGTCTatgcagagaagaaacagctcaAGTTGACAGAAGGCATAGTATTTGCTAGTTCTGCAGGGAACAGCATACAGCCCTTCTTACTTTGAGGCAAGGAGGTTAAATGATGGGCAGAAAAGTGGAGATGTGCCAAAAACTCCAAACACCCCAACAACTAACAAAAAATAACAAGCCACAATTCCTTCCTCTTCACTTCAAAGATGAAAATTATTTGATATCCTCACATATGTGTCTGCTATCAAGTTTCACAACTAAGATTATTTTGGAATTTTCAAAATTgtacaaagttttttttttttatcaagtcTTTAGCAAGAACTAACTCTATTGGGGAAAAAGAGATGTATGAAAGCCTTTGGATCCTGCTCACCACTGACACTCTGGACATTTCACAGTAGTTGTGGGAAGAGATTAAAACATTGTTTGCATGTGGTCATTTTAGACCTAAAATGCTACTGATTCGTGTAAATGAAGAGTGAGAACACGAAAGATGGAGGTGGCAATTTGCTTTGCTATATGAACTGTGTACCAGACTCTCCGCGTGGTCAAGAGCTGCAAGATTGAAGCTGTCTTCTGTGTAGAGCTAAAATATGAGAGAGCTTTGACTGGTTCACAGGCTGTTAGACCTGGAGTTTGAGAGGTCCTGTGAAGGACAGGGCTGGACGTGCAGATGGCCTTAAGGCAACTTGGTGGTGGTGGCCTCCTCCACCTCTGTTGGCTtcttcccacagcagcagcatcagTGCCCGTGAAGTTGTCTTCTCTGTGTTAGCTGGATGCAGCTCAAGGAGCTATCtatgctgttgtgttttggaaaGAAGTTACTGCGGTGGCTGTGGTGCTCTTCAGGTGGCACCAAAATGCAGTGTGTTAACATCCTCTCTAGTCCTGCTTGATCTGGCTTTTCTTAGTGTAATTGTTTCAAGCGTGAAACAGTAAATGTAAGCTGAGGTAAAGTCTGAGACAGTATACAGCATTTTGACTTGTTTTGGGCTGCTTTTTGTTATGCAAGAGGAAGATACGTGGCTTAGCTCCACAACGAATCCCTGAATCTGTCTaatttaaaataccttttatttATCCCATTCATTCAGTGCGTTTCCTGTAATAAATCATTCAAGAAGCTCTGGTCCCTTCATGAACATATCAAGATTGTCCATGGATATGCAGAAAAGAAATTCTCTTGTGAGATTTGCGAAAAAAAGTTTTACACCATGGCCCACGTGCGGAAGCATATGGTTGGTGAGTTATTGATCAGCGCTTATGTTGGTTCTGCCTCATAATGTGGCTTTATGGTTCTTCACTCGTAACTGCTGTTTTGAGGAGAAGAATAGTAAGGCAAAGTCAGTTGTCTGAGCTTTATCCTGAGCAAAATGTTCAAGACTGGGCAGCAAGcaaaatatgtatgtgtgtacatatgtgtgtatacttCTAAGCTGTTCAGCTGTAATCATTGGAGGAAAAAATCGGTTAAGGAACTGTTTGTATTAGAATGACCCTCTCTAACGTACTGTTGTGTTGCAGCACACACAAAGGACATGCCATTTACATGTGAAACCTGTGGAAAATCATTCAAACGCAGTATGTCTCTCAAAGTACATTCCCTACAGCATTCTGGAGAGAAGCCTTTCAGATGTGAGGTGAGGCAACTGTTAATATGTTTAGATACCATAGCATCGGGTATGAAATTAGTAACACTGTCAATAGGGAATGTAGGTGGAAACTGAAATGACTGACTGGTAAATGAGGTGCAGTTTCATAAAATTTGGGGAAAATTCTTCTTCTTGTGGAGAGCCCAGCAGGAGTGCAACTAGCAGCAGTTCAAACTGAGATGTATTTGGTTTGCTGTCACTGCTGGCTGTCACGTTCTTCTCAGTGAATACGCATTACAGCAGGATTTGAATCCTAGTTTTGCCCCAGTGTTCATGGCAAAGCTTAATGCAAATTGTGTCCATCCTCCCTGTCTTGCCCGGTAACTTGAAACACATACAAGTGGCGACAGTGGAAATAAACAAATTACTGGTTGATTTTCACGTGTGGGAACAACTGTTGTCCTCGCTGCAAACTATGACCTCCTCGAGATTGAAGGCAGTGCTCTGAATTTGCATTTCTTAAaccgagtgtgtgtgtgtgtgagagtatCGCACTGATGCATTCCTTTGGGTTTGTGATTGTGATTTTAAGCGTGCCGTACGGGACAGACTTACCCGGTCATATGTCTGGGGCAGATAATGCCGCGGTCATCTGATGGGGATGCTTGTGGGTATCACATGGTGGGTGCAGGGCCCTTCCTGTTCCCAGGGCAGGTCTGGTGGCTCACCCTGTCCACACAGTGTGGGGCACAGCTCTGGCCAGACGAGTACTGGTAATGGCGGTAGTGCAGCCAGACTAGTCTTGGGGATAAGACTCATAGGGAAAGAAATTACCTCATACCAATAAATAATAGCTGGAAAACAGACTGGCTTGCTGAAAAACAAGCCTGCCATAGGGCTGCTGTTGGTTTTGCTGTGTGAGCAGAGTCCTCTAGTGGAGGCATGCCGTAGTCCAGCAGAGAGCGCTGGCAAAGCTGCAAAGCCTCCAAATGATACCTTAAGCCAACAGAAGCACTTTTCTGTTGGCAGAACCGTGTTTCTGCCAGGCTTTTGCCAACAGCTGTGTCAACTAAAGGTTGTGACTGTTCCACGCTCCTTGCCAAGGCTCTTGTGCCAGCAGATCTTTTAGACCAAATTCTACTTGCGAAACAATTTAAATTTTGCATTTGTGTGAGGGTCTCTGTGTGTACTAGTTCAGGTATTTTTTACTTCCTCACATAGTACATTTGAGTGCTGTCCCATGACTGCCTTGCTTCCTGATGTGTGATGCCTGAATATCACaagctgctgtttttctgttgcagaaCTGTGATGAGAGGTTTCAGTACAAGTACCAGCTGCGTTCCCACATGAGCATCCACATTGGGCACAAACAGTTCATGTGCCAGTGGTGTGGCAAAGACTTCAACATGAAACAGTACTTTGATGAGCACATGAAAACACACACTGGTAAGAACTTACCAAAGAAAAGCACAAGTACCTCCAGGACAAAAACCTTCCTATACTTCCAGCTGTATTCCCTTCCTTGGAATTTGGGATCAAAACTGTTATCCTGCCTAGAAATTCAGATAGGAAAGGTTAATACATTAGCTTACTGTTAAATCTGACTGTCTGTAGTCCTGTGATTCACTGTGGGGGAAAAGGAGATGTTAGGCTTGCTTCCTTGTTATTTTGGTCTGAAGGAACCCCTTGCCAAAGCCTTGGAAATGATTGCCTCGTCCACCAAAATCCAAAGGTGAGAGAGGATTTCATAATGACCCAGGACTTCTGCGAAACAGCTGTCTCTTTATTTGCTGAAGGTAGCAGTCGCAGTAGCTTTTGTAGGATGCAGTTTGTTTGCGTGAGTATGCTAAAGTATTAGCAGATACTGTGCCTCGCTGATTGCCGTATCTGTGTTTGGCAGGAGAGAAGCCCTTTATCTGTGAAATCTGTGGGAAGAGCTTCACCAGCCGCCCAAACATGAAGAGACATCGCAGAACTCACACAGGGGAGAAGCCCTACCCATGTGATGTGTGTGGCCAGCGATTTCGCTTCTCCAACATGCTCAAGGCACACAAGGAGAAGTGCTTCCGTGTTACCAGCCCCGTCAATGTGTCAACTGCTGTCCAGATCCCGCTGTCCACGACTTCTCCTGCCACCACAGTCCCTGCTGTAGTGAATGCACCCACTGCCCCAACTCCACCGATCAACCTGAACCCAATGAACACACTTCCTCCACGCCCCTTTCCCCACCCATATTCACACCTTCACCTACATCCTCATCCTCACCATCCACATCATCTCCCGGTCCCCCCGGTTCCTCATTTACCCCCTCCTCCAGCTCTTTTTAAGAGTGAGCCTTTAAATCACAGAGGCCAGAGTGAGGACAACTTTATGCGACAcctggcagaaaaaaacagttcagcacagcaccactaACATCTTTGCTTCCTACCAGCTGTTTTCCTATTTTATGCACATGGAAACATGCCCTCATGGAAGTACAGAGGGTTAGTTGGTGAAGATCTTTGTCTTTCTCTTAGCCCCAGCAGGTGGTCCTAATTTTGCCCTTGAATCAGTTAACAAACAAGGAAATCCTGTTTCGGATCAGCAGTGCTCATTTGAAGCTGGGAACCAACAGGACTTAAACCCAATTTGCTTGCGTTTTACTGATGACTTTTATAAATTTCAGATACTGAGACTTGTGGAATTTTATAATTTCGTATCAGCTGATGAGGTATGCTTGCTTTTATATCCTGGACTTCTCCTCAAAGAGGAGATAGGCCTGGTTTTCTTTGTACTAATCGGAAAGGCTGTGAGATTAATACAGAGCATTAATTGTATCACTGTGTATTGTAATGGATTCTTTGCAGCTTTTGGAGCCGGCTATGGAGTGAGCCAGCCACGTATCACAGTATATTTGAGCATtataaagaaagacaaaaaaatttcttGTTTGTGTAGCTCTCCTAACACACTCTTTATTTtactacagaaattattttagagTTTTTTTGTATAGACCTATTTAGTAGTCTGTTtctaaaatgaaatgtatttcaaTAAGCggtgtaattttttcagtgtagcTGGACCTATGTTGTATAATAGATAAATTTTTATAATCATCAAAATGTGATTCTTAAAAGATGCATATAGCTTCTATAGTTAAAGTTATTCTTACAACCATACAACTTAAAAGGTGCTTCAGAGAAGAAAGGAACCCAAGAGGTCTCTGGAAAGGTTGCCTCAAAAGCAATGTTGATTTCAGAACTTTACGTAATTTATTTtagtagggctttttttttttaaccttatgtTTCCCTTTTCACAGTTTCTCTTAAGCTTTTTGGACAAGGACGGTGGGATACCGTATTCCTGCTCCACAGGTTTTCTTTAGTTCAGTTGGAGTGAGGTATGAGATGGGTTAGAAAGGGAGCCCCTTACACGTAGGGACCCGCGAGTTTGGGAGCAGAGAGTCACAAGAGCATGAGAGATCTgacagcagagaggaaatcaAGTATCTTGAGTCAGCCAAGCATCTTTTCTCTTTATGTAGGAGAAACGGTTTTAATGGCTTTTCATGGTATGATTTTAAGTTGGGGATCGTATCAAATGCTGCTCTTCAGATTGCTTTTTGgaattcatggagttgttaggAGAGGGGAATGAAGTGAGATCATCGGTGGTGTTTCTGACTGGTTGATTGCAAGAGTGAGAAGAGAAGTTTGAATGAGACAAAGGTGTTTCAGTTGCATTGTTAAGAAAATGCTGATAGCACTGTATGTACCATGTGAAGCTCTGTCCCATAAATGTAATGTGCATAAAATTATGGGATGATTTCTAGGGGTCGTAGTCATACTTTTGGCAAACCTAAGTTTTACAGTTGTAGGATAGGAGACTTTGAATTGTAGGCATGTCACTGTTTCATAATCCTGCGAGGCAATGAGGGGGAAATGACAAGTTAGTGCAGGGATGGTGGGCTGGAATGCCAAATGTATCTGTTTTAACCAGTGAGTAGCTGTTATTTTTTCAGGTTTGTATTTCTGTTCAACTAAAACTAAATATAGCAGCATTATGCAATCTAGGAACTTGTTGCCACCTTCAATGAAGACAGATGTCCAAGGCAATGTACTGTAAGTCCTCTTTTCCTTAAAATTCCTActcttctgtgctgctttttaagTTAAATCCCACCAGACTATACCTCCAGAGATCCTCATAGGCAGATAGCAAACTTGCCATTCTGTTTGGTAATGAACTGGGGTTTTGTGGCTAATGGGATTAACTTTTTTTCGAGATGGCAGAAATCATGGAAATTCTTCCTAGCATTACTTCCTCAAGGTTGATGCTGTCAAGCACTGTGTTTTGAAACACCATGTCCTCTGTCTGTTGAGAATTAGCTCCTTAGTTGATGTTTTTCGCCATGTTTTACCACCTAATcattaatgttgttttttttcataacAAGCATAGGAAACTTTAGAAACCAGAAAGGGCAGTTTTGGCCCAACAAACCTACTCATTTTTAACTGAGCTGAAACCCCTTccagcatttctgaaaaattaaacaatgtttttttaaatgtttttctctatAATATTTATATACACCCTCTTaccttctagaagaaaaaaacaattatgaAAGTGAATTTACACTCATGATTATGACTGTTGTATTTACTGTGGCTGGTCCGCCCCGGAGGTTCTATGCATTCCACGTCACATTTGCAACCTACATTTCTGTTGTGCCACTATTTTATGGTCAGGCCTGttattaaatgatttttaaatgctaaaaaaTTATTGGTAAATCAATTGTATTCCAGTTTTGCAAAATGATTTTCTTCTCAATAAATTTACAGTATTAGGCTGCTATTCAGAATTCTAAAATCT from Opisthocomus hoazin isolate bOpiHoa1 chromosome 26, bOpiHoa1.hap1, whole genome shotgun sequence includes:
- the ZNF652 gene encoding zinc finger protein 652, giving the protein MSQTANSCQQLVENCAAHVAGMAQEDSRRGQVPPTFYHGASQELDLSTKVYKRESGSPYSVLVDSKMSKPHLHEREEQPYFRENRSVGEVRAVKEDRENTDDSEEEEEEEDEVTYKREQIIVEVNLNNQTLNVSKGEKGVPSQSKETAVLKTSSEEEEGDSGEEATEDSNDYEENERQKKKEKRVEKVSVAQRRTRRAASAAAATTSPSPRTTRGRRKSVEPPKRKKKAAKEPKAPVQKSKCEEKETLTCEKCPRVFNTRWYLEKHMNVTHRRMQICDKCGKKFVLESELSLHQQTDCEKNIQCVSCNKSFKKLWSLHEHIKIVHGYAEKKFSCEICEKKFYTMAHVRKHMVAHTKDMPFTCETCGKSFKRSMSLKVHSLQHSGEKPFRCENCDERFQYKYQLRSHMSIHIGHKQFMCQWCGKDFNMKQYFDEHMKTHTGEKPFICEICGKSFTSRPNMKRHRRTHTGEKPYPCDVCGQRFRFSNMLKAHKEKCFRVTSPVNVSTAVQIPLSTTSPATTVPAVVNAPTAPTPPINLNPMNTLPPRPFPHPYSHLHLHPHPHHPHHLPVPPVPHLPPPPALFKSEPLNHRGQSEDNFMRHLAEKNSSAQHH